One segment of Mus caroli chromosome 6, CAROLI_EIJ_v1.1, whole genome shotgun sequence DNA contains the following:
- the LOC110296793 gene encoding olfactory receptor 2A1/2A42-like has protein sequence MEENQTTVTEFVLLGFCLGPRIHLVLFLLFSLFYTLTILGNGTILAMICLDSRLHTPMYFFLSHLAIVDMAYACNTVPQTLINLLDETRPITFAGCMTQTYLFLTFAITECLLLVVMSYDRYVAICHPLHYMVIMNWRVCTILAAVSWIVSFLLSLVHLLLILRLPFCGPHEINHFFCEILSVLKLACADTTLNQVIIFAACVFTLVGPLCFVLVSYTRILVTILRIQSGEGRRKAFSTCSSHLCVVGLFFGSAIVMYMAPKSQHPEEQQKILFLFYSFFNPMLNPLIYSLRNAEVKGAIQRALCKENHSCLVWCSQHKPW, from the coding sequence ATGGAGGAAAATCAGACCACGGTCACAGAGTTCGTCCTGCTGGGATTCTGTCTTGGCCCGAGGATTCACCTAGttcttttcctgcttttctctctcttctatactcTCACCATACTAGGGAATGGGACTATCCTTGCAATGATCTGCCTGGACTCCAGActccacactcccatgtacttcttcctgtcCCACCTGGCCATTGTCGATATGGCCTATGCCTGCAACACAGTACCTCAGACACTCATAAACCTCTTGGATGAGACCAGGCCCATCACCTTTGCAGGATGCATGACACAGACTTATCTATTTTTGACATTTGCTATCACCGAATGTCTTCTTCTTGTGGTGATGTCCTATGATAGATATGTTGCCATCTGCCACCCACTACACTACATGGTCATCATGAACTGGAGAGTGTGTACCATCCTGGCTGCTGTTTCTTGGATAGTCAGCTTTCTCCTGTCTCTAGTCCACTTACTTCTTATCCTGAGGCTGCCCTTCTGTGGACCTCATGAAATCAATCACTTCTTCTGTGAAATCCTGTCTGTCCTCAAGCTGGCCTGTGCTGACACAACACTCAATCAAGTCATTATCTTTGCAGCTTGTGTGTTCACTTTAGTGGGGCCCCTGTGCTTTGTACTAGTCTCTTACACACGAATCCTGGTGACTATCCTGAGGATCCAGTCAGGGGAGGGACGCAGAAAGGCCTTCTCCACCTGTTCCTCCCACCTCTGTGTGGTAGGGCTCTTCTTTGGCAGTGCCATTGTCATGTACATGGCCcccaagtcccagcacccagaggagcAGCAGAAGATCCTTTTCCTGTTTTACAGTTTTTTCAACCCTATGCTGAACCCCTtgatctacagcctgaggaatgCTGAAGTCAAGGGTGCCATCCAGAGGGCACTATGCAAAGAAAATCATTCTTGTTTGGTGTGGTGTTCCCAACACAAGCCTTGGTAG